The sequence GAAAACCCGACAGAACCGACTGGATCGATGCATAGACGGGCCATCCCGCAAAGATCGCCACGATGAGGACGATTTCGGGATAGATGTGGGTTGGCGGGTATTGGGCGACATGGGCGGAGTCTTCGATGTTCGTTTCGAGCGGGTCGCCGCAGGTCGGTCCGTTCGCGGAAAAAGGTCGGCACCTTAGCCCGGATCGCATCGAAATGAAACTCGCCGCCGGACGTATCCGGTCCATGGCGTTCAGTGCGTTGCGCCCTGCGCCTTGGGGGCCGGTACTACGATGGATGGCGCCAGTCCGTAGCTTGGGCTGAATCGAAATGAAACCGGCGGGCCGGCTCGACGTTCACCGCGGCGGACGTCGGGCAGGCTCGCTGGGCTCAGACCGACCTACAAGCTGTATTAATTTGGCGAGATCGAGAGACCGGGCCAAACACATGACCATACGGCCCGATCCGGATTCGCCGCCTTGAACGGCTTCAACCGTCAGTGCGCATGGCGCACGCCCATCATCACCATGAATACATAGCCATTGCCGGTCGGTGCCCGATAGACCCCGTGCCCACCCAATATCTCGGCCGCGATGCCCGCCATGTACCAGCCGTCTTCCTCGTCAGCAGTCCATAAGGGAACGGTGAGATACGGGTAGTCATGCGCCTCGCCATGCTCGCGGACGGCGGCGATGCGCGAGCGGACGGCCGGCAGCAGGCTGAAGTTCGCCCAGGCCCACTTCCAGGTATTGCCCGCGGTCGACAGCGTGCCGGCGAATTCGATGTCGAAGATCAGGTCGGGAATGTCGGCACCCGAGAAGACGAGCTGCGCCGTCGGCTGGTCATAATCCCAGCGAGGATAGCGGTCGAGCTGAAAACGCTCGTTCAGGCCGTTCTGCTTTTCCTGCAGCAGGCGGAAGCACGCGTCGGCATGGTTCCCCAGAGTTCCTGCGCGTTTTTGTCGGGCCAGTCGACGCTCTGGGCGTGCAGGTCATCGTAGCAGCCGCTGCAGAGCAGCTTGATATCGGCGACCCCTTCGTTGTTCTCGTTCCATTCTCCCTCGCGTTCGAAGGCGACATTGCATTCGTCGCACCACGCATCGGGCCATGGATTGGCCTCCTCGGGGCAGCGGCAATGCCATCGCTGCACGGGTTTTCGGCCAGGTGGCGGCAGACGAAGGCCATCTGGCTGCTGCCGTGCGTCGAGCAGTTCACGGTGTCGTTTTCATCGTCGGTATCGATGGCGGGGGGCGCAGATGTTTGGTCAATGTTTTCCGAATTCATTTTTCTACTTTGATTTCGATACGGGAATGATTGGAATGGGTCTCGGGATCGAGGCGACGTTCTTGCTCGGATAAAGAGATATAGGGCCTGGACTGATCTGACGTGGAGATTTCACGCCCATGCGATTGCTATGCTGTTCGCGAGTCGTACACCCACCTCCGCACCTTGCTTGCCGTAATTCCACCCACCCCCGGATGCCGCGGATTCACCAGCACATTGCATTCCTCCGGTACCACGATGGACGGCACCAACATTACTGCCGACCGCATGCCGCGGACCCAGGCCTCGCCATGGTCCAGGCTGGTCTTCCCCGCCGGCAACGCATCCCACCCCACCAGCGCCGCTGCATCGACCCGTTCGGCCGCGTCCCACAGCGCATCCGGAATCTCGATCCGTACCAGGTAGCGGTTCAGCGGCAGTCCGCCGCCGCGCAGGTGCACCAGCGTCTCCAGGCAGGCCAGTGCGATGCTGTCGGCGCAGTAGAGCATCGGCGTGCCGGCGCGGTTCCAGCGGCCGCCGCTCAGTTCCGCCCCTTGCCGCTCAGGTCGTCCGCGGCGAAGGACGGCGCCTCGGTGGCGATGCGCCAGGCGCTCAGGCTCACAGGTAGCTGCCGCCCTGCATGGCCGCCAGCACGCGGGCGACCAGGCCGAAGCCTTCGGCGGTGTCCATGTAGTCGGCCGGGCGCTGGTTGCCGAGCGCCGGGTTCGGTTCCTCGAGCCAGTGCGCCAGCCAGCGGGCGGCGTCGAAGCCGGCGGCGTCGCCGGACTGGGCGACCATCGCCTCGACCTGGCCGATCAGCATCGACATGCCGATGGCGCGCTCGCTTTCCTCGAGCGACAGCGTTTCGTCGCGCGATGCCTTGCGGTTCACCGTGGCCACCGGCAGGCGGATCACCTTCAGCATCGCGTCCTGCGGCGCGCCCATGCGGCGCACCATCTCCTTCACGTCGCGTGCCGGCACGCCGCGGCGAATCAGCGCGATGCGCTCGGTGACGGGCAACTGGTAGATGCCGGCGAAGTCGACCAGCGTGACCTTGCCGTCGCCGGCGGGCTCGACCTGGGCGGCGCTGCGCGACTTGGCGCGCGGGTTGATCACGTAGGCGGGCGCAGCGGGCTCTTGCGTCTTGCCGCTTGTCTTCATGGCTTGCTCCTTTGAGCTGGAATTGTAGCTCAAGTGAGTTGAGCCGGCTGGCCCTGGGGCAGGACGCGAGCACCAGGGCTCGGGCCGGATGCTTGGAGCCGCCTGGTCGCCTTTGGCGCACCGGAATGGTGAAGGCTTGTGGCCGCCCGCTACTGCGGCCGGGCGCGACGCTGGATCTAATGCCTCGCGGCTCCCGCCGGTGGCTGCGGCCTGGCCGGTCGGTGCCCGTAGCGGGATCGTCCGGGCCGAGAATGCATCCAGCCCGGCATCGCGCGTCTCAACCTCGCACCGCCGCCTCGATCGCCGCGATATCGATCTTCCCCATCTCCATCATCGCCGCGAACGCCCGCTTGGCCGCCGCGCGATCAGGACTGGCGATCGCCTCCGTCAGCACGCGCGGCGTGATCTGCCACGACAGGCCCCACTTGTCCTTGCACCAGCCGCAGGCGCTTTCCTGGCCGCCGTTGCCGACGATCGCGTGCCACAGCCGGTCGGTCTCGGCCTGGTCGTCGGTCGCGACCTGGAACGAGAACGCCTCGTCGTGCTTGAACGCCGGGCCGCCGTTGAGGCCGAGGCAGGGGATGCCCATCACGGTGAACTCGACGGTCAGGACGTCGCCCTCCTTGCCCGAGGGATAGTCGCCCGGCGCGCGGTGGACCGCGCCGACCGCGCTGTCCGGAAAGGTCCTGGCGTAGAACTCCGCGGCTTCCAGCGCGGCGTTGTCGTACCAGAGGCAGATCGTGTTCTTGCTGGCCATCTTGGTGCTCCTGTGTGTCGAGTCGAAGGGGAGGGCGGACGTGGTTGCGCGTCGCTGCCGGCATGCCGCCGATGCGATCGTCGCGGCGGGAGGTGTATGACCGTCGAAGCGGCCGTGGGTGTCGGGATAGCTCAAATCCCCGCATTCCGCCGCGATCTTTCGGGCCGTGGCCGCGGCTGGAACCGATCCGCCCCGTTCCTGCCTTGACTTGGATCACAGAATTTCTTAAATTTCCAAAAAATTCTGGAAATTAAAGAAATGAACCTCACCCCCTGGCAGAACGCTTCGTCCTCCACTTCGGCGAGATGGGCTCGCGCTGGGGGGTGAACCGCACCGTCGGCCAGATCTACGCGCTGCTCTACATCAGCGGCAAGCCGCTGTGCGCCGACGAGATCGGCGAGACGCTTGGCTTCTCGCGTTCCAACGTCGGCATCGGCATCAAGGAGCTGCAGAGCTGGCGGCTGGTGAAGCTGATGCACGTGCCGGGCGACCGGCGCGATTTCTTCGAGCCGCCCAAGGACGTGTGGGACATCTTCCGCGTGCTGGTCGAGGAGCGGCGCCGGCGCGAGATCGAGCCGACGCTGTCCATGCTGCGCGAGGCGCTGCTGGAAAAGCCCGACAACGAGGCCGACCGCATCGCCCAGGCGCGCATGCGCGAGATGCACCAGCTGATCGACCTGACCACCGGCTGGCTCGACGAGGTGCAACGCCTGTCGCCCGACACGGTCATCAATCTGATGCGGCTCGGCGCCAAGGTGCAGAAGCTGCTGGAGTTCGCCGACAAGCTCAAGCTCGGCGGGCGCGACGAATCGTCACGCTGAGGCCCCGACCATGGACGACGACCCCGGGCGCGGACGCCCGCCTTACCCTACCGCCAATACGCCGCCGGCCCGTCAGGCCACGGCGCCGCGGCCTACCTTCTGGTCGCGCTACCGGATCGAGATCACCGCGGTGGTGATCCTCAAGATCGCGCTGATCTTCCTCGCCAGGCAGCTGTGGTTCAGCGAGCCGGTGGCGCGCCATATGCGGGTCGAGCCGCAGCGGATCGAACGGCAGCTGCTCGGCAGCCCGATGGCCGGCACGGCGCCCACCGCCACCGGGCAGGCGCCCGCCGCCGTACAGAAGGCCGATGCGACCGCTGCCGATGCCGCGCCGGGCCGCCCCGTTGCGCCGCCTGGCGATGCCGGCGCCGCGGCCGTGCCCCGCGCCGAAGCCGCCGATCCCGCCTCGCGCGGCGATGCCGCCGGCCCCGACCGAATCCCTCTTTCCACTCCCCGGAGCCCGTCATGATCTCCCCCGACGACGTGGTCACGCTGTCGCGCCTGCAGTTCGCGCTGACCGCGATGTTCCACTTCCTGTTCGTCCCGCTCACGCTCGGCCTGTCGTGGATTCTGGTGATCTGCGAGGCGGTCTACGTGATGACCGGCCAGCAGGTCTACAAGGACATGACCCGCTTCTGGGGCAAGCTGTTCGGCATCAATTTCGCCATGGGCGTGGCCACCGGGCTGACGCTGGAATTCCAGTTCGGCACCAACTGGGCCTACTACTCGCACTACGTCGGCGACATCTTCGGCGTGCCGCTGGCGATCGAGGGGATGATGGCCTTCTTCCTCGAATCGACCTTCATCGGCCTGTTCTTCTTCGGCTGGGAGCGGCTGAGCCGGGTGAAGCACCTGATGGTGACCGCGCTGCTGGCGCTCGGCACCAACCTGTCGGCGCTGTGGATCCTGATCGCCAACGCCTGGATGCAGAACCCGGTCGGCGCGGTGTTCAACTACCACACCATGCGGATGGAGCTGTCCAGCCTGTCGGCGGTGTTCTTCAACCCGGTGGCGCAGGCCAAGTTCGTCCACACCGTGGCGGCCGGCTACGTCTGCGGCTCGATGTTCGTGCTCGGCATTTCGGCCTACTACCTGCTCAAGGCGCGCGACACCGCCTTCGCGCTGCGCTCGTTCGCGGTGGCGGCGGGCTTCGGCCTCGCCTCGGCGCTGTCGGTGATCGTGCTCGGCGACGAGTCGGGCTACACCACCGGCGAGGTGCAGAAGGTGAAGCTCGCCGCCATCGAGGCCGAGTGGGAGACCCATCCGGCGCCGGCCGGCATCACGGTGTTCGGCCTGCCCAACCAGGAGGCCGAGCGCACCGACTACGCGGTCAAGATCCCCTACCTGCTGGGCCTGATCGCCACCCGCTCGGTCGACGAGAAGGTGACCGGCATCAAGGAGCTCAAGCGCGAGCACGCCCAGCGCATCCGCAACGGCATCGAGGCCTATGCGGCGCTGACCCGGCTCAAGGCCGGCGACGAATCGGAACAGACCAAGCGGCGCTTCGCCCAGTACCAGGGCGACCTCGGCTACGGCCTCTTGCTGAAGAAGTACACGCCCGACGTGGTCGATGCGACCGAGGCGCAGATCGCCCAGGCGGTCGAGGACACCATTCCGCGCGTGGCGCCGCTGTTCTGGGCGTTCCGCGGCATGGTCGGGCTCGGCATGCTGTTCCTGTTCGTGTTCGGCGCTAGTTTCTGGTTCCTGGTGCGCAAGCGGCTGGCGCCGCAGCGCTGGCTGCTCAGGCTGTGCGTGTTCTCGATCCCGCTGCCTTGGGTGGCGATCGAACTCGGCTGGTTCGTCGCCGAGTACGGCCGCCAGCCGTGGAGCATCAGCGGCGTGCTGCCGACCCACCTGTCGGTGTCCAGCGTCGACGCCAGTCAGGTGTGGACCAGCCTGGTCGGCATCGGCGCGATCTACCTCGGCCTGTTCGTGGTCGAGATGTACCTGATGCTCAAGTACATCCGGCTGGGGCCGGCGAGCCTCGGGACCGGGCGCTATCACGGCGAGAACGAGGCGGAGGCGGCGGCATGAACTTGCATGCATCCATCCCGTGGCCGCGGCGGCGCATTCCTGTAGGAGCGGCTTCAGCCGCGAACAGCGCCGGTGAGAGGCACGCCGATTCGCGGCTGAAGCCGCTCCTACGGTGCATCGGCGTAGGTCGGGCTTTACGCCCGACAGCGCCGCCAATCGAGGCCGCAGTCGGGCGTAGAGCCCGACCTACCGCGCACTCCCACTCATTCGTCCACGAGGATTGAGCCATGCTCGACTACGAAACCTTGAAGCTCGTCTGGTGGGGCCTCCTGGTGGTGCTGCTGATCGGCTTCGCCCTGATGGACGGCTTCGACATGGGCGTCGGCATGCTGCTGCCCTTCGTCGGCCGCAGCGACGGGGAACGCCGCGTCGCCATCAACGTGGTCGGCCCGACCTGGGAGGGCAACCAGGTCTGGCTGGTGCTGGCCGGCGGCGCGGTGTTCGCGGCCTGGCCGCTGGTCTACGCGGCCGGCTTCTCGACCTTCTACTTCGCCCTGGTGCTGATGTTGTGCGCGCTGTTCCTGCGCCCGGTCGGCTTCGACTATCGCAGCAAGCTGGCCGATCCGCGCTGGCGCGGCGCCTGGGACTGGGGTCTGTTCGTCGGCGGACTGGTGCCGGCGGTGGTGTTCGGCATCGCCATCGGCAACCTGTTCGTCGGCCTGTCGTTCCGCTTCGACGACAGCATGCGGGTGACTTATGGCGGAGGCCTGCTGCAGCAGCTCAATGCCTTCGGCCTGTTCTGCGGCCTGGTGTCGGCCACCATGCTGGCGCTGCACGGCGCGACCATGCTGGTGCTGCGCACCGAGGGCGCGGTGTTCGAGCGGGCGCGGCGCTTCGGTGGCGTGCTGGGCCTGGCGCTGGCCGCGCTGTTCGCGCTCGGCGGGCTGTGGCTGGCGCGGATGGACGGCTTCGCCGTGCTGGCGCAGGGCGACGCGGGCCTGGCGCTGTCGCCGTTCGACAAGACGGTGGTGCTGGCCCAGGGCGCCTGGCTCGGCAACTACGCGCGCTGGCCGTGGCTGTGGACCATGCCGGCGCTGGGCCTGGCCGGCGCGCTGCTGGCTGCGGTGGCGGCCTGGCGCGGCTGGCGCTGGCCGGCCTTCCTCGCCAGCGGCGCGGCCGTCGTCGGCATCCTGCTGACGGCCGGGCTGTCGCTGTTCCCCTTCGTGCTGCCGTCGCGGCTCGATCCGCGCAGCAGCCTCACGCTGTGGGACGCCAGCTCCAGCCACGCCACGCTGTGGGCCATGCTGCTGGTGACGGTGGCGCTGCTGCCGGTGGTGATCGCCTACACCGGCTGGGTTTACCGCGTGCTGCGCGGGCCGGTGACGGTGGAGCGGATCCGCCGCGAGGACCATACGGCGTATTGATCGGGCCTTGGGCCGGCAACCTTGGCCCGGCCCCGCGGACAGCAGCAACGATCGGCGCGCAGGCGCCGGAGAGGAAAACGGAGATGTGGTACTTCACCTGGATACTGGGCCTGGGCCTCGCGCTGGCCTTCGGCATCATCAACGTGATGTGGCTCGAATCGAACTACGCCTTCGGCCAGCGCGACGAGGAGGAGACGCGGAAGCGCTTCGAGCGCTTCCGCGAGCCGGACTGAGCGCCTGGGCGGGCCGCGGCCGCCCGTCGATGCGCGCGGC is a genomic window of Chitinimonas koreensis containing:
- a CDS encoding DUF6882 domain-containing protein; its protein translation is MARQKRAGTLGNHADACFRLLQEKQNGLNERFQLDRYPRWDYDQPTAQLVFSGADIPDLIFDIEFAGTLSTAGNTWKWAWANFSLLPAVRSRIAAVREHGEAHDYPYLTVPLWTADEEDGWYMAGIAAEILGGHGVYRAPTGNGYVFMVMMGVRHAH
- a CDS encoding RES family NAD+ phosphorylase; protein product: MLYCADSIALACLETLVHLRGGGLPLNRYLVRIEIPDALWDAAERVDAAALVGWDALPAGKTSLDHGEAWVRGMRSAVMLVPSIVVPEECNVLVNPRHPGVGGITASKVRRWVYDSRTA
- a CDS encoding antitoxin Xre-like helix-turn-helix domain-containing protein, translating into MKTSGKTQEPAAPAYVINPRAKSRSAAQVEPAGDGKVTLVDFAGIYQLPVTERIALIRRGVPARDVKEMVRRMGAPQDAMLKVIRLPVATVNRKASRDETLSLEESERAIGMSMLIGQVEAMVAQSGDAAGFDAARWLAHWLEEPNPALGNQRPADYMDTAEGFGLVARVLAAMQGGSYL
- a CDS encoding VOC family protein; amino-acid sequence: MASKNTICLWYDNAALEAAEFYARTFPDSAVGAVHRAPGDYPSGKEGDVLTVEFTVMGIPCLGLNGGPAFKHDEAFSFQVATDDQAETDRLWHAIVGNGGQESACGWCKDKWGLSWQITPRVLTEAIASPDRAAAKRAFAAMMEMGKIDIAAIEAAVRG
- a CDS encoding GbsR/MarR family transcriptional regulator, yielding MGSRWGVNRTVGQIYALLYISGKPLCADEIGETLGFSRSNVGIGIKELQSWRLVKLMHVPGDRRDFFEPPKDVWDIFRVLVEERRRREIEPTLSMLREALLEKPDNEADRIAQARMREMHQLIDLTTGWLDEVQRLSPDTVINLMRLGAKVQKLLEFADKLKLGGRDESSR
- the cydP gene encoding cytochrome oxidase putative small subunit CydP is translated as MDDDPGRGRPPYPTANTPPARQATAPRPTFWSRYRIEITAVVILKIALIFLARQLWFSEPVARHMRVEPQRIERQLLGSPMAGTAPTATGQAPAAVQKADATAADAAPGRPVAPPGDAGAAAVPRAEAADPASRGDAAGPDRIPLSTPRSPS
- a CDS encoding cytochrome ubiquinol oxidase subunit I, with translation MISPDDVVTLSRLQFALTAMFHFLFVPLTLGLSWILVICEAVYVMTGQQVYKDMTRFWGKLFGINFAMGVATGLTLEFQFGTNWAYYSHYVGDIFGVPLAIEGMMAFFLESTFIGLFFFGWERLSRVKHLMVTALLALGTNLSALWILIANAWMQNPVGAVFNYHTMRMELSSLSAVFFNPVAQAKFVHTVAAGYVCGSMFVLGISAYYLLKARDTAFALRSFAVAAGFGLASALSVIVLGDESGYTTGEVQKVKLAAIEAEWETHPAPAGITVFGLPNQEAERTDYAVKIPYLLGLIATRSVDEKVTGIKELKREHAQRIRNGIEAYAALTRLKAGDESEQTKRRFAQYQGDLGYGLLLKKYTPDVVDATEAQIAQAVEDTIPRVAPLFWAFRGMVGLGMLFLFVFGASFWFLVRKRLAPQRWLLRLCVFSIPLPWVAIELGWFVAEYGRQPWSISGVLPTHLSVSSVDASQVWTSLVGIGAIYLGLFVVEMYLMLKYIRLGPASLGTGRYHGENEAEAAA
- the cydB gene encoding cytochrome d ubiquinol oxidase subunit II; protein product: MLDYETLKLVWWGLLVVLLIGFALMDGFDMGVGMLLPFVGRSDGERRVAINVVGPTWEGNQVWLVLAGGAVFAAWPLVYAAGFSTFYFALVLMLCALFLRPVGFDYRSKLADPRWRGAWDWGLFVGGLVPAVVFGIAIGNLFVGLSFRFDDSMRVTYGGGLLQQLNAFGLFCGLVSATMLALHGATMLVLRTEGAVFERARRFGGVLGLALAALFALGGLWLARMDGFAVLAQGDAGLALSPFDKTVVLAQGAWLGNYARWPWLWTMPALGLAGALLAAVAAWRGWRWPAFLASGAAVVGILLTAGLSLFPFVLPSRLDPRSSLTLWDASSSHATLWAMLLVTVALLPVVIAYTGWVYRVLRGPVTVERIRREDHTAY
- the cydX gene encoding cytochrome bd-I oxidase subunit CydX, producing MWYFTWILGLGLALAFGIINVMWLESNYAFGQRDEEETRKRFERFREPD